The proteins below are encoded in one region of Amycolatopsis magusensis:
- a CDS encoding acyl-CoA dehydrogenase family protein — translation MTLTADDLRERTRKLLDEHDTADRSAFLQARFDAGLAWVHFPEGLGGLDAPRALQSVVDAELAAAGAPDNDPRRIGIGLGMAAPTILKFGNDEQRKRYLRPLWIGEEVWCQLFSEPGAGSDLAALGTRAVREGEDWVVTGQKVWTSSAHTARFAILVTRTDPDVPKHQGMTYFICDMHAPGVEVRPLRQITGEAEFNEVFLTGVRIPDANRLGEVGEGWKVAQTTLMNERVAIGGHAIPREGGMIGIAAKLWRERPELRTPELHDRLLRLWVRSEGVRLAGTRLRQQLAAGSPGPEGSGMKLAFSTLNQEISGLELELLGEEGLRYDDWTMRRPDKVDFTGREAGYRYLRAKGNSIEGGTSEVLRNIISERVLGLPSEPRVDKDVAWKDLPR, via the coding sequence ATGACCCTCACCGCCGACGACCTGCGCGAGCGGACGCGGAAACTGCTCGACGAGCACGACACCGCCGACCGGTCCGCCTTCCTCCAGGCCCGGTTCGACGCCGGACTGGCCTGGGTGCACTTCCCCGAAGGCCTGGGCGGGCTGGACGCGCCGCGGGCGCTGCAGTCCGTTGTGGACGCCGAACTGGCCGCGGCCGGGGCGCCGGACAACGACCCGCGCCGCATCGGCATCGGGCTGGGCATGGCCGCCCCGACCATCCTCAAGTTCGGGAACGACGAACAACGCAAGCGCTACCTCCGTCCACTGTGGATCGGCGAAGAGGTCTGGTGCCAGCTGTTCTCCGAGCCCGGCGCGGGCTCGGACCTCGCGGCGCTGGGTACCCGCGCGGTGCGCGAGGGGGAAGACTGGGTGGTCACGGGGCAGAAGGTGTGGACCTCCAGCGCCCACACCGCGCGCTTCGCCATCCTGGTCACCCGCACCGATCCGGACGTGCCCAAGCACCAAGGCATGACCTACTTCATCTGCGACATGCACGCCCCCGGCGTCGAGGTCCGGCCGCTGCGGCAGATCACCGGTGAGGCCGAGTTCAACGAGGTCTTCCTGACCGGGGTCCGCATCCCGGACGCGAACCGGCTCGGCGAGGTCGGTGAGGGCTGGAAGGTCGCGCAGACCACGCTGATGAACGAGCGGGTCGCGATCGGCGGGCACGCCATCCCGCGCGAGGGCGGCATGATCGGCATCGCCGCGAAGCTGTGGCGTGAACGGCCGGAGCTGCGCACGCCGGAACTGCACGACCGGCTGCTGCGGTTGTGGGTGCGGTCCGAAGGCGTGCGGCTGGCCGGGACGCGGCTGCGCCAGCAGCTCGCGGCGGGTTCGCCCGGCCCGGAGGGCTCGGGGATGAAGCTCGCCTTCTCCACGCTGAACCAGGAGATCTCCGGGCTGGAACTGGAACTGCTGGGCGAAGAGGGCCTGCGCTACGACGACTGGACCATGCGCCGTCCGGACAAGGTGGACTTCACCGGGCGTGAAGCCGGGTACCGCTACCTGCGGGCCAAGGGGAACTCCATCGAGGGCGGCACCTCGGAGGTCCTGCGCAACATCATCTCGGAGCGGGTGCTCGGGCTGCCGTCCGAGCCGCGCGTGGACAAGGACGTCGCCTGGAAGGACCTGCCCCGATGA
- a CDS encoding acyl-CoA dehydrogenase family protein codes for MTADLLYSDVEDDLRASVRALLADHCEPSALLKRAESGEPYDLKLWRALAGDLGAAGLQVPEDRGGHGASAREIALVLEELGRSVAPVPFLGSAVLATNALLATGTDHELLGKLAAGTTTAALAVPLSSTPDTFKSTVEVADGVLTGRVGTVADASVADVLVVPAGDGLYLVDSGFTVSELVSLDLTRRVADVTLSGAHGTLIASGAAATEALTAALTAGAALLASEQLGLADWCLEETVRYLKGRYQFGRPVGSFQALKHRLADLWLELVSARAAARYAADCLARQDPDLPVAAAVAQALCSDIAVHAAEECVQLHAGIGMTWEHPAHLYLKRAKANQIALGTAGRHRAALATLLDLPG; via the coding sequence ATGACCGCGGATCTGCTGTACTCCGACGTCGAGGACGACCTGCGGGCGAGCGTGCGGGCGCTGCTCGCCGACCACTGCGAGCCCTCGGCGCTGCTCAAGCGGGCGGAAAGCGGTGAGCCGTACGACCTGAAGCTGTGGCGCGCGCTGGCCGGTGACCTCGGCGCCGCCGGGCTGCAGGTGCCCGAGGACCGCGGCGGGCACGGGGCGTCGGCCCGGGAAATCGCGCTGGTGCTGGAAGAACTGGGCCGCAGCGTGGCACCGGTGCCGTTCCTCGGCAGCGCGGTGCTGGCCACCAACGCGCTGCTCGCCACCGGCACGGACCACGAACTGCTGGGCAAACTGGCCGCGGGCACCACGACCGCCGCGCTGGCCGTGCCGCTGTCCAGCACACCGGACACCTTCAAGTCCACAGTGGAGGTTGCGGACGGGGTGCTGACCGGCCGGGTGGGCACGGTCGCCGACGCCTCGGTGGCGGACGTCCTCGTCGTGCCCGCCGGGGACGGCCTGTACCTCGTGGACTCCGGGTTCACCGTGTCGGAGCTGGTCTCACTGGACCTGACCCGGCGCGTCGCCGATGTGACGCTCTCCGGCGCCCACGGCACGCTGATCGCTTCGGGCGCCGCGGCGACGGAAGCGCTGACCGCGGCCCTGACCGCCGGTGCCGCCCTGCTGGCGTCCGAGCAGCTGGGCCTGGCGGACTGGTGCCTCGAGGAAACCGTGCGCTACCTGAAAGGGCGGTACCAGTTCGGCCGTCCGGTGGGTTCGTTCCAGGCGCTGAAGCACCGGCTCGCGGACCTGTGGCTGGAACTGGTCTCGGCCCGCGCCGCCGCGCGCTACGCCGCGGACTGCCTGGCGCGGCAGGACCCGGACCTCCCGGTGGCGGCCGCGGTGGCGCAGGCGCTGTGCTCGGACATCGCGGTGCACGCGGCCGAGGAGTGCGTCCAGCTGCACGCGGGGATCGGCATGACCTGGGAACACCCGGCGCACCTGTACCTGAAGCGGGCGAAGGCGAACCAGATCGCCCTGGGCACCGCGGGCCGCCACCGCGCCGCCCTGGCCACCCTGCTGGACCTCCCGGGCTAG
- a CDS encoding DUF7715 family protein translates to MKLLVATEVTQGARRNDFSYCVDGELVWIGLVCSADQADPDGGCGCGRAFSGMNSHRAGTTAMVVDRPGFTEADYTEAIRSSLDQQGYPLDIAGDLAASLLRLAAHYPPGTVVERRLDDIVPRAVVPY, encoded by the coding sequence ATGAAACTGCTCGTCGCCACCGAGGTGACCCAGGGCGCCCGCCGCAACGACTTCAGCTACTGCGTCGACGGCGAGCTGGTCTGGATCGGCCTGGTCTGCAGCGCGGACCAGGCCGACCCGGACGGGGGGTGCGGCTGCGGCCGCGCCTTCTCCGGGATGAACTCCCACCGCGCCGGCACCACCGCGATGGTGGTGGACCGGCCGGGTTTCACCGAGGCCGACTACACCGAGGCCATCCGCTCCAGCCTCGACCAGCAGGGCTACCCGCTGGACATCGCCGGGGACCTCGCCGCCAGCCTGCTCCGCCTCGCCGCGCACTACCCGCCGGGCACGGTGGTCGAGCGGCGGCTCGACGACATCGTGCCCCGCGCGGTCGTGCCTTATTGA
- a CDS encoding TetR/AcrR family transcriptional regulator — MTRASAGKPGTTIEENGYAPGSVPRRLLSVATKLFAKKGFDRTSVQEIVEAAGVTKGAMYHYFGSKDDLLYEIYARVLREQTDQLERLMAGDAPLAERLSAAASDVVVSTIANLDDATIFMQSMHHLSPEKQKSVRAERRKYHERFRSLIEEGQSSGEFRADKPADLVLDFFFGGVHHLGSWYRRSGSMSAQQVGDHYADLLLSALRPV; from the coding sequence ATGACTCGAGCCAGCGCCGGGAAACCGGGCACCACGATCGAGGAGAACGGTTACGCTCCGGGGTCGGTGCCGCGGCGGCTGCTGTCCGTGGCCACCAAGCTCTTCGCGAAGAAGGGCTTCGACCGGACCTCGGTGCAGGAGATCGTCGAGGCCGCCGGAGTCACCAAGGGCGCGATGTACCACTACTTCGGCTCGAAGGACGACCTGCTCTACGAGATCTACGCGCGGGTGCTGCGGGAGCAGACCGACCAGCTCGAGCGGCTGATGGCCGGGGACGCGCCGCTGGCCGAGCGGCTGAGCGCCGCCGCCTCCGACGTGGTGGTCAGCACGATCGCCAACCTCGACGACGCCACCATCTTCATGCAGTCGATGCACCACCTCAGCCCGGAGAAGCAGAAGTCGGTGCGGGCCGAGCGCCGCAAGTACCACGAGCGCTTCCGCTCGCTGATCGAGGAAGGGCAGTCGAGCGGGGAGTTCCGCGCCGACAAGCCCGCGGACCTGGTGCTGGACTTCTTCTTCGGCGGCGTGCACCACCTCGGCTCGTGGTACCGGCGCAGCGGCTCGATGTCCGCGCAACAGGTCGGCGACCACTACGCGGACCTGCTGCTCTCTGCCCTGCGCCCGGTCTAG
- a CDS encoding class I adenylate-forming enzyme family protein, with amino-acid sequence MSWYEDKPWVARYDRRLFAAEPVWHDSVLSAFRHAVAAVPDRTAVAYFDGGLTYAEVDRLSDGVANHLLARGFRRGDRLALILQNIPQFVLALLGAWKAGGVVVPVNPMYRRAELEHVFADAGVRAVVCSQRGWNRGVSEAARDIGIALTTSELDLQTRDDDRVFSAVVCEDTEGAADLLDAANDAPGTPPDPGLGADEVALISYTSGTSGKPKGATNTHRNLAVNAGSLRNFSGMAEGSTLFALAPLFHITGMVCELASAFDLAGTLVLAYRFEPGVVLDAFAEHRPAYTVGPATAYLALMSHPSASREHFASFELLYSGGAALPPAVVETFEARFGHYLHNGYGLTETTAGCISVPASLRAPIDPESGTISIGLPTPDTVVRILDDQGAEVPPGKPGEIVVEGPTVVPGYWNRPADTAAALPAGRLRTGDVGFMDADGWVYVVDRKKDMINASGFKVWPREVEDVLYTHPAVREAAVVGVPDEYRGETVKAYVSARPGQRPAPRELIDYCAERLAAYKYPRSIEVLDELPKTLSGKILRRELRARG; translated from the coding sequence GTGAGCTGGTACGAGGACAAGCCGTGGGTGGCGCGGTACGACCGGCGGTTGTTCGCCGCCGAACCGGTGTGGCACGACTCGGTGCTGTCGGCCTTCCGGCACGCGGTCGCGGCGGTGCCGGACCGCACGGCGGTGGCCTACTTCGACGGCGGGCTGACCTACGCCGAGGTGGACCGGCTCAGCGACGGCGTGGCGAACCACCTGCTGGCGCGCGGGTTCCGGCGCGGCGACCGGCTCGCGCTGATCCTGCAGAACATCCCGCAGTTCGTGCTGGCGCTGCTCGGCGCGTGGAAGGCGGGCGGGGTGGTGGTGCCGGTCAACCCGATGTACCGCCGGGCCGAACTCGAGCACGTCTTCGCCGACGCCGGGGTGCGCGCGGTGGTGTGCTCGCAGCGCGGCTGGAACCGCGGGGTCTCCGAAGCGGCGCGGGACATCGGCATCGCGCTGACCACCAGCGAACTCGATCTGCAGACCCGCGACGACGACCGCGTGTTCAGCGCGGTCGTGTGCGAGGACACCGAGGGCGCCGCCGACCTGCTCGACGCGGCCAACGACGCGCCGGGCACCCCGCCCGACCCGGGTCTCGGCGCCGACGAGGTCGCGCTGATCAGCTACACCTCGGGGACCAGCGGCAAGCCCAAGGGCGCCACCAACACCCACCGCAACCTCGCGGTCAACGCCGGCTCACTGCGGAACTTCAGCGGGATGGCCGAGGGCAGCACGCTGTTCGCGCTGGCGCCGCTGTTCCACATCACCGGCATGGTCTGCGAACTCGCGTCGGCCTTCGACCTGGCGGGCACGCTGGTGCTGGCGTACCGGTTCGAGCCGGGCGTGGTGCTGGACGCCTTCGCCGAGCACCGGCCCGCCTACACCGTCGGCCCGGCCACGGCGTACCTCGCGCTGATGTCGCACCCGTCGGCGAGCCGCGAGCACTTCGCCTCGTTCGAACTGCTCTACTCCGGCGGCGCCGCCCTGCCGCCCGCCGTGGTGGAGACCTTCGAAGCGCGGTTCGGGCACTACCTGCACAACGGGTACGGGCTCACCGAGACCACCGCGGGTTGCATCTCCGTGCCCGCTTCGCTGCGTGCGCCGATCGACCCGGAGTCCGGCACCATCTCCATCGGCCTGCCGACCCCGGACACCGTGGTCCGCATCCTCGACGACCAGGGCGCCGAGGTCCCGCCGGGCAAGCCGGGGGAGATCGTCGTCGAGGGGCCGACGGTGGTGCCCGGGTACTGGAACCGGCCCGCCGACACCGCCGCCGCGCTGCCCGCGGGCCGCCTGCGCACCGGCGACGTCGGGTTCATGGACGCCGACGGCTGGGTCTACGTGGTCGACCGCAAGAAGGACATGATCAACGCCTCGGGGTTCAAGGTGTGGCCGCGCGAGGTCGAGGACGTGCTCTACACCCACCCGGCGGTGCGGGAAGCCGCTGTCGTCGGCGTGCCGGACGAGTACCGCGGCGAGACGGTGAAGGCGTACGTGAGCGCGCGGCCGGGGCAGCGGCCGGCACCCCGCGAGCTGATCGACTACTGCGCCGAGCGGCTCGCGGCGTACAAGTACCCGCGCTCGATCGAGGTGCTGGACGAACTGCCGAAGACGTTGAGCGGCAAGATCCTGCGCCGGGAGTTGCGGGCACGGGGTTGA
- a CDS encoding enoyl-CoA hydratase-related protein yields MTGTTPADGVRYAVGAGIATLTFDRPERHNAMDPAMRTRYGRTLREAEQDPAVRAVVVTGAGKSFCPGADLDALAGIGETGAAGKDVTADDGGHVDVLAAASVAKPVVAAINGGCAGLGFVVACAADVRFAAAGAKFTTAFVRRGLIAEYGIAKLLPELVGRGRALDLLLSGRTFTAEQAFDYGLVQEVLPAGELLDAATAYAAELATYSAPRSMALIKDQVRVETALPLAESARRATGLMLDSFGHPELAEGVTSWTERRPPEFPPYPS; encoded by the coding sequence ATGACCGGAACCACACCGGCCGACGGAGTGCGGTACGCCGTCGGCGCCGGGATCGCCACGCTCACGTTCGACCGGCCCGAGCGGCACAACGCGATGGACCCGGCGATGCGCACCCGGTACGGCAGGACGTTGCGCGAGGCCGAACAGGACCCGGCGGTGCGCGCGGTGGTGGTCACCGGCGCGGGCAAGTCCTTCTGCCCCGGCGCGGATCTCGACGCGCTCGCGGGCATCGGCGAGACCGGCGCGGCCGGCAAGGACGTGACGGCCGACGACGGTGGCCATGTCGACGTGCTCGCCGCCGCCTCGGTCGCGAAACCCGTGGTCGCCGCGATCAACGGCGGCTGCGCCGGGCTCGGGTTCGTGGTCGCCTGCGCCGCCGACGTCCGGTTCGCCGCGGCGGGCGCGAAGTTCACCACCGCGTTCGTGCGGCGTGGGCTGATCGCCGAATACGGGATCGCCAAGCTGCTGCCCGAACTCGTCGGCCGGGGCCGGGCGCTGGACCTGCTGCTCTCCGGGCGCACCTTCACCGCGGAGCAGGCCTTCGACTACGGCCTGGTGCAGGAAGTCCTGCCGGCGGGCGAACTGCTCGACGCGGCGACGGCGTACGCGGCCGAACTCGCCACCTACAGCGCGCCGCGGTCGATGGCGCTGATCAAGGACCAGGTCCGGGTGGAGACGGCGCTGCCACTGGCCGAATCGGCGCGGCGCGCGACCGGGCTGATGCTCGACTCGTTCGGCCACCCCGAACTCGCCGAGGGCGTGACCAGCTGGACCGAACGCCGTCCCCCCGAATTCCCGCCCTACCCCAGCTGA
- a CDS encoding methylated-DNA--[protein]-cysteine S-methyltransferase, whose product MTTRVHTVVDSPIGELTLVAVGDRLAGLYMEEQRHRPPDERFGTRDETPFAETTSQLKEYFAGQRTEFDLPLHFDGTEFQRAVWTELCRIPFGDTVSYAELAARVGRPSAVRAVGAANGRNPISIVVPCHRVIGSGGSLTGYGGGLPRKQFLLAFEGVPGQLQLG is encoded by the coding sequence ATGACCACCCGGGTTCACACGGTGGTGGACAGCCCCATCGGGGAACTGACCCTGGTCGCCGTGGGCGATCGGCTGGCCGGCCTCTACATGGAGGAGCAGCGCCACCGCCCGCCGGACGAGCGCTTCGGCACGCGCGACGAGACGCCGTTCGCCGAGACCACCTCGCAGCTCAAGGAGTACTTCGCCGGGCAGCGCACCGAGTTCGACCTGCCGCTGCACTTCGACGGCACCGAGTTCCAGCGTGCCGTGTGGACGGAGCTGTGCCGGATCCCGTTCGGCGACACCGTTTCCTACGCCGAACTGGCCGCGCGGGTCGGCAGGCCGAGCGCGGTGCGCGCGGTCGGCGCCGCCAACGGGCGCAACCCGATCAGCATCGTGGTGCCGTGCCACCGGGTGATCGGCAGCGGTGGCAGCCTCACCGGGTACGGCGGCGGGCTGCCCCGCAAGCAGTTCCTGCTCGCCTTCGAAGGGGTGCCGGGGCAGCTTCAGCTGGGGTAG
- a CDS encoding bifunctional transcriptional activator/DNA repair enzyme AdaA, with product MQEVHEDTERCVRAVRSKDARFDGWFFTAVLTTRIYCRPSCPVVPPKAENMRFLPSAAAAQQAGFRACKRCRPDASPGSPKWNERADLVARAMRLIADGVVDREGVDGLARRLGYSVRQVQRQLLAELGAGPLALARAQRAQTARLLIETSTLPMGEVALAAGFASLRTFNDTVREVFAMSPTDLRRRAGSGGPASGVLSLRLPFRAPLYAEGLFAVLAAEALPGVEEWRDGAYRRTLRLPNGPGIVSLRPMPGHIAAELSLTDLRDLHTAINRCRRLLDLDADPEAVDALLAEDSALAPLIAARPGRRVPRTVDGAEFAIRAIAGEKAADLAAKHGEPVDDPGGGLSLLFPEPAALVDEEPVAALARALDGGDLELGAGSDWNRARDRLAALDPAKVELIAMRALGDPDAFPRPGSGRRWRPWRAYAAQYLQDSATEREIA from the coding sequence GTGCAGGAAGTACACGAGGACACCGAGCGGTGCGTGCGGGCCGTGCGGTCGAAGGACGCCCGGTTCGACGGCTGGTTCTTCACCGCCGTGCTCACCACGCGGATCTACTGCCGGCCCAGCTGCCCGGTGGTCCCGCCCAAGGCCGAGAACATGCGGTTCCTGCCCAGCGCGGCCGCCGCGCAGCAGGCCGGGTTCCGGGCGTGCAAGCGCTGCCGCCCCGACGCGAGCCCCGGTTCGCCGAAGTGGAACGAGCGCGCGGACCTGGTGGCCAGGGCGATGCGGTTGATCGCGGACGGCGTGGTCGACCGCGAAGGCGTCGACGGCCTGGCGCGGCGGCTCGGGTACAGCGTGCGCCAGGTGCAGCGGCAACTGCTCGCCGAACTCGGCGCCGGACCGCTGGCGCTGGCGCGGGCCCAGCGCGCGCAGACCGCGCGCCTGCTCATCGAGACCAGCACGCTGCCGATGGGCGAGGTCGCGCTGGCCGCCGGATTCGCCAGCCTGCGCACGTTCAACGACACCGTGCGCGAGGTCTTCGCCATGTCACCGACCGATCTGCGCCGCCGAGCCGGAAGCGGCGGACCGGCCTCCGGCGTGCTTTCGCTCCGCCTGCCGTTCCGGGCGCCGCTCTACGCCGAGGGCCTGTTCGCCGTGCTCGCCGCGGAAGCCCTGCCGGGGGTGGAGGAGTGGCGTGACGGCGCCTACCGCCGGACGCTGCGGTTGCCGAACGGGCCCGGGATCGTCTCGCTGCGGCCGATGCCGGGGCACATCGCCGCGGAGTTGTCGCTGACCGACCTGCGTGACCTGCACACCGCGATCAACCGCTGCCGCCGCCTGCTCGACCTCGACGCCGACCCGGAAGCGGTCGACGCCCTGCTCGCCGAGGACAGCGCGCTGGCTCCGCTGATCGCGGCGCGACCGGGGCGCCGCGTGCCGCGCACGGTGGACGGCGCCGAGTTCGCCATCCGGGCGATCGCCGGGGAGAAGGCGGCGGACCTGGCCGCGAAACACGGCGAGCCGGTCGACGACCCCGGCGGCGGGCTTTCGCTGCTCTTCCCCGAACCGGCCGCGCTGGTCGACGAGGAGCCGGTCGCCGCGCTGGCCCGTGCGCTCGACGGCGGTGACCTCGAACTGGGCGCGGGCAGCGACTGGAACCGGGCCAGGGACCGGCTCGCCGCCCTCGACCCGGCCAAAGTGGAACTGATCGCGATGCGCGCGCTGGGCGATCCGGACGCCTTCCCCCGGCCTGGTTCCGGCCGGCGGTGGCGGCCGTGGCGGGCCTACGCCGCGCAGTACCTGCAAGATTCGGCAACGGAAAGGGAAATCGCATGA
- a CDS encoding YybH family protein, protein MTDIHDTPQHHQARYAAAFDAADPAALERCYENTAVLVPRPGLPLTGDDRRNATGHLLGWGLPIEASTRHAYVSGDLALLIVDWSIRGTAADGTRVDLSGAATDVLRRGGDGRWRYAIDNPFGTAAG, encoded by the coding sequence ATGACGGACATTCATGACACACCCCAGCACCATCAGGCGCGCTACGCGGCCGCCTTCGACGCCGCCGATCCGGCCGCACTCGAACGCTGCTACGAAAACACCGCCGTGCTCGTCCCCCGGCCCGGCCTCCCGCTGACCGGCGATGATCGCCGGAACGCCACGGGGCACCTGCTCGGCTGGGGCCTGCCGATCGAAGCGAGCACCCGCCACGCCTACGTTTCCGGCGATCTAGCGCTGCTCATCGTCGACTGGTCCATCAGGGGGACAGCGGCCGACGGCACCCGGGTGGATCTGTCCGGCGCAGCCACCGATGTGCTGCGCCGCGGCGGTGACGGACGGTGGCGCTACGCCATCGACAACCCGTTCGGCACGGCCGCCGGTTAA
- a CDS encoding acyl-CoA carboxylase subunit beta, protein MTDDWQPEVDEIARRRELAHRMGGEAKIARQHAAGRLTVRERIEALVDPGTFDEIGALAGFGRYTEDGALESFTPANFVVGTARLDGRRVALGADDFTVRGGAADAGIIGKQVHAERLANELGLPLVRLIEGTGGGGSVKSLEDFGYTYVPFNPGWDLVVDNLSAVPVVSACLGPVAGLGAARAVMSHLCVLVEGAGQLFVAGPPLVRHATGEELSKEELGGAAVHRRSGAVERIVRSEAEAFAVIKAFLSYLPANVDSLPAVVPATDDPARAEEALLSLVPRNRRKPYRLRPLLDAVFDADSVFDYACYGGSAYTGLARLDGHPVGVIATDPYRGATLTAEGADAITRLVDLCETFHLPLVNLTDQAGMVIGLAGEKRGSIRRGARAITAVYQARVPSAEVIVRRVFGVGGAGITHRHRLVRRWAWPSGDWGSLPVEGGIEAAYRAELEAAEDPQALLAEIRERLDKVRSPFRTAEKFGVEDVIDPRETRARLCDWVTDAYRVLPKLLGRPSFGVRP, encoded by the coding sequence ATGACCGACGACTGGCAGCCGGAGGTCGACGAGATCGCCCGGCGGCGCGAGCTCGCGCACCGCATGGGTGGTGAGGCCAAGATCGCCCGCCAGCACGCCGCCGGGCGGCTCACCGTCCGCGAGCGCATCGAGGCCCTGGTCGATCCGGGTACCTTCGACGAGATCGGCGCGCTGGCCGGTTTCGGTCGGTACACAGAGGATGGTGCGCTGGAGTCGTTCACCCCGGCCAACTTCGTCGTCGGCACGGCCAGGCTGGACGGCCGCCGGGTGGCGCTCGGCGCGGACGACTTCACCGTGCGCGGCGGCGCGGCCGACGCCGGGATCATCGGCAAGCAGGTGCACGCCGAGCGGCTGGCGAACGAGCTCGGCCTGCCGCTGGTCCGGCTGATCGAAGGCACCGGCGGTGGCGGCAGCGTCAAGTCGCTGGAGGACTTCGGATACACCTACGTGCCGTTCAACCCGGGCTGGGACCTGGTGGTGGACAACCTTTCCGCGGTGCCGGTGGTCTCCGCCTGCCTGGGCCCGGTGGCCGGTCTCGGTGCCGCGCGGGCGGTGATGTCGCACCTCTGCGTGCTGGTCGAAGGTGCCGGGCAGTTGTTCGTCGCCGGGCCGCCGCTGGTCCGGCACGCCACCGGCGAGGAACTGTCCAAAGAGGAGCTCGGTGGCGCGGCGGTGCACCGGCGCAGTGGTGCGGTCGAGCGGATCGTGCGCAGTGAAGCCGAAGCTTTCGCCGTGATCAAGGCGTTCCTGTCGTACCTACCGGCCAATGTGGACTCACTGCCCGCGGTTGTCCCAGCCACCGACGATCCCGCGAGGGCGGAGGAGGCGCTGCTTTCCCTGGTGCCGCGGAACCGGCGCAAGCCGTACCGGTTGCGGCCGCTGCTGGACGCGGTGTTCGACGCGGATTCGGTGTTCGACTACGCGTGCTACGGCGGTTCGGCCTACACCGGGCTGGCGCGGCTGGACGGCCACCCGGTCGGCGTGATCGCCACCGATCCGTACCGCGGCGCGACGCTGACCGCCGAGGGTGCCGACGCGATCACGCGGCTGGTCGACCTCTGCGAAACGTTCCACCTGCCCTTGGTCAACCTCACCGACCAGGCGGGCATGGTGATCGGCCTGGCGGGGGAGAAGCGCGGCTCGATCCGCCGCGGCGCGCGGGCGATCACCGCCGTCTACCAGGCCCGCGTGCCCTCCGCCGAGGTGATCGTGCGGCGGGTGTTCGGCGTCGGCGGGGCCGGGATCACCCACCGGCACCGGCTGGTGCGCCGGTGGGCGTGGCCGTCGGGTGACTGGGGCTCGCTGCCGGTCGAGGGCGGGATCGAAGCCGCCTACCGCGCCGAACTGGAAGCCGCCGAGGATCCGCAGGCGCTGCTGGCCGAGATCCGGGAGAGGCTGGACAAGGTCCGCTCACCGTTCCGGACGGCGGAGAAGTTCGGTGTGGAGGACGTCATCGACCCCAGGGAAACCCGCGCGCGCCTGTGCGACTGGGTGACCGACGCCTACCGCGTCCTGCCCAAACTCCTCGGCCGCCCGTCCTTCGGCGTACGCCCCTAG
- a CDS encoding SDR family oxidoreductase — protein MSAELKDAGIVVTGGGAGIGAAMARRFHAEGARVVVADLNGDAAAAVAEEIGGTAIAGDAAGVEGVEQLLARSREVLGGIDIFCANAGIAPLGGADSSEDVWARAWDVNVMAHVRAANALLPEWLERGRGRFVATVSAAGILTSLGSAPYSVTKHGALAFAEWLSATYRHRGIDVHAVCPQGVRTNMLANTGKGGQLLMGASAIEPEQVVDALLEAIGEKRFLVLPHPEVADYYAARATQTDRWLGGMNKLQRKVEALGE, from the coding sequence GTGAGCGCCGAGCTGAAGGACGCCGGCATCGTCGTCACCGGTGGTGGCGCGGGTATCGGCGCGGCGATGGCGCGGCGGTTCCACGCCGAGGGCGCCCGGGTGGTCGTGGCCGACCTGAACGGTGACGCGGCCGCTGCGGTGGCCGAGGAGATCGGCGGCACCGCCATCGCCGGGGACGCCGCCGGGGTGGAGGGCGTCGAGCAGTTGCTCGCCCGCTCGCGTGAAGTGCTCGGCGGGATCGACATCTTCTGCGCCAACGCGGGGATCGCCCCGCTCGGCGGCGCGGACAGCTCCGAGGACGTCTGGGCGCGGGCGTGGGACGTCAACGTGATGGCCCACGTGCGGGCGGCGAACGCATTGCTGCCCGAGTGGCTCGAGCGCGGCCGCGGGCGGTTCGTCGCGACGGTGTCCGCGGCCGGGATCCTGACCAGCCTGGGTTCGGCGCCGTACTCGGTGACCAAGCACGGCGCGCTGGCGTTCGCCGAATGGCTCAGCGCCACCTACCGCCACCGCGGGATCGACGTGCACGCGGTCTGCCCGCAGGGCGTGCGGACGAACATGCTGGCCAACACCGGCAAGGGTGGTCAGCTGCTGATGGGCGCGTCGGCGATCGAGCCGGAGCAGGTGGTCGACGCCCTGCTCGAGGCGATCGGCGAGAAGCGGTTCCTGGTGCTGCCGCACCCCGAGGTGGCCGACTACTACGCGGCCCGTGCCACGCAGACCGATCGCTGGCTCGGTGGGATGAACAAGCTGCAGCGGAAGGTCGAAGCGCTCGGGGAGTGA